In one window of Pseudoliparis swirei isolate HS2019 ecotype Mariana Trench chromosome 15, NWPU_hadal_v1, whole genome shotgun sequence DNA:
- the swi5 gene encoding DNA repair protein SWI5 homolog produces the protein MNTEQSDETLYSHGDCPASTPEGYGSKKGSLKSSLLRTPSSKINRVHSSFKSPLQVTKNANVSPAEEIAELEKRRDQLDSEIAQLEAEGCRVGELEHHIDMLHEYNDIKDIGQSLLGRIATLRGATTRDLYSHFDLELED, from the exons ATGAACACAGAGCAGTCTGATGAAACTCTCTATAGTCACGGTGACTGTCCAGCTTCAACACCGGAGGGTTACGGCTCGAAGAAAGGATCACTGAAAAG TTCTCTCCTTAGAACTCCCTCCTCAAAGATTAACAGAGTGCACTCCAGCTTCAAATCACCT CTTCAAGTAACAAAGAATGCGAATGTTAGTCCTGCAGAGGAGATAGCTGAgctggagaaaagaagagacCAGCTGGACTCAGAGATAGCACAGCTGGAGGCTGA GGGATGCAGAGTCGGGGAACTGGAGCATCATATCGATATGCTGCATGAATACAATGACATCAAAGACATTGGACAGTCACTCCTGGGCCGTATTG CTACTCTCAGGGGGGCCACCACGCGGGATCTCTACAGCCACTTTGATCTGGAACTggaagactga
- the slc27a4 gene encoding long-chain fatty acid transport protein 4, whose translation MMRLACATALLFVLRLLVGLPWYQVLPAILIFYLGSGGWSFLRIFAKTIGRDLHAAGVLLQVKMNVRRHLKNKNTIPKIFAETVARYGDKTALIFEGTGEKWTFRQLDEYSNRVANLLLERGFKDGDVVALFMENRSQYVGLWLGMAKIGVEVALINFNLRLEALVHCVTISNAKAVVFGSELNAAVSEVHSLMGKEVQMFCSGDWDPKQVPQGTECLEPLLDNAQTHLPSRPERCFTDRLFYIYTSGTTGMPKAAIVVHSRYYRMAALVYYGFKMTPDDVFYDCLPLYHSAGNIVGVGQCLLHGMTVVIRKKFSASRFWDDCAKYNCTIVQYIGEICRYLLNQPVREIEQQHRVRMALGNGLRQSIWEEFMKRFNIPQVAEFYGATECNCSLGNFDNKIGACGFNSQILPFIYPIRLVKVDEETMELIRGSDGVCIPCKPGEPGQLVGRIIQNDPLRRFDGYVNQSATSKKIANSVFKKGDSAYLSGDVLIMDECGHMFFKDRTGDTFRWKGENVSTTEVEGTLSRLLDMKDVVVYGVEVPGSEGKAGMAAIADPTQNTDLAKFVKDMDKALPPYARPVFLRFLPEVTKTGTFKFQKMDLRQDSFDPSVVSDRLYFLDSRRGAYVQLDEELYRSILSGKHKL comes from the exons ATGATGCGTCTAGCGTGTGCCACAGCCCTGCTGTTCGTGCTGAGGCTGCTGGTGGGCTTGCCTTGGTACCAGGTTCTCCCGGCCATCCTGATCTTCTACCTGGGAAGTGGAGGATGGAGCTTCCTGCGGATCTTTGCCAAAACCATTGGCAGAGACTTACA TGCGGCAGGTGTGCTATTGCAGGTGAAGATGAATGTCAGACGCCACCTCAAAAACAAGAACACCATTCCCAAGATCTTTGCCGAAACGGTGGCTCGCTACGGGGACAAAACTGCTCTGATCTTCGAGGGGACTGGGGAGAAGTGGACCTTCCGACAGTTGGATGAGTACTCCAACAGAGTGGCCAACCTGCTGCTGGAAAGGGGTTTCAAG GATGGTGACGTGGTGGCTCTTTTCATGGAGAACAGATCCCAGTATGTGGGCCTCTGGCTTGGCATGGCCAAAATTGGAGTGGAGGTAGCACTTATCAACTTCAATTTGAGACTAGAGGCCTTAGTCCACTGTGTCACCATCTCCAATGCCAAGGCTGTGGTGTTTGGCTCAGAGCTGAATGCAG CGGTGTCCGAGGTCCACAGTTTAATGGGGAAAGAAGTGCAGATGTTCTGTTCGGGAGACTGGGACCCCAAACAAGTCCCACAGGGAACCGAGTGCCTGGAGCCCCTGCTGGATAATGCCCAGACTCACCTGCCAAGCCGGCCGGAACGCTGCTTCACAG ATCGCCTGTTCTACATCTACACGTCAGGAACCACTGGGATGCCTAAAGCTGCTATTGTTGTGCACAGCAG GTACTACCGCATGGCAGCCTTGGTGTATTATGGCTTCAAGATGACTCCCGATGACGTGTTTTATGATTGCCTTCCGCTCTACCACTCTGCAG GTAACATTGTGGGAGTGGGCCAGTGCTTATTACATGGCATGACTGTAGTCATCAGAAAGAAGTTCTCTGCCTCGCGTTTCTGGGACGACTGTGCCAAATACAACTGCACT ATTGTGCAGTACATTGGTGAGATCTGCCGATACCTGCTGAACCAACCGGTTCGGGAGATTGAGCAGCAACATCGGGTGCGCATGGCACTGGGCAACGGCCTGCGCCAGTCCATATGGGAGGAGTTCATGAAGCGCTTCAACATCCCACAGGTCGCAGAGTTCTACGGAGCAACAGAGTGCAACTGCAGCCTGGGCAACTTTGATAACAAG ATTGGAGCGTGTGGCTTCAACAGTCAGATCCTCCCCTTCATCTACCCAATCAGACTGGTGAAGGTTGATGAGGAGACCATGGAGCTCATTAGGGGATCTGATGGCGTCTGTATTCCCTGTAAACCTG gTGAACCTGGGCAGCTCGTCGGCAGGATCATTCAGAATGATCCTCTTCGGAGGTTCGATGGCTATGTCAACCAATCAGCAACCAGCAAGAAGATAGCCAATAGTGTCTTCAAGAAGGGAGACAGTGCTTATCTCTCCG GTGATGTGTTGATCATGGATGAGTGCGGCCACATGTTCTTCAAGGACCGTACAGGAGACACTTTCcgctggaaaggagagaacgtcTCAACGACCGAGGTGGAGGGAACTCTCAGCCGGCTGTTGGACATGAAAGATGTCGTTGTCTATGGAGTGGAAGTACCAG GATCAGAGGGAAAGGCCGGCATGGCCGCCATCGCTGATCCGACTCAGAACACTGACCTGGCGAAGTTTGTGAAGGACATGGACAAAGCTCTTCCTCCCTACGCCAGACCTGTATTCCTTCGTTTCCTTCCGGAGGTCACCAAGACAG gaACGTTCAAGTTTCAGAAGATGGACTTGCGTCAGGACAGCTTTGACCCGAGCGTGGTGTCGGACAGACTTTACTTCCTGGATTCCAGAAGAGGGGCTTACGTGCAGTTGGACGAGGAGCTTTACCGCTCCATACTGTCAGGAAAACACAAATTGTGA